A stretch of Pristis pectinata isolate sPriPec2 chromosome 26, sPriPec2.1.pri, whole genome shotgun sequence DNA encodes these proteins:
- the LOC127583318 gene encoding adaptin ear-binding coat-associated protein 2-like — MAESDYESVLCVKPEVHVYRIPPRTTNRGYRAADWKLDQPDWTGRLRITAKGNTAYIKLEDRNSGELFAQSPVDQFPGIAVESVIDSSRYFVIRIEDGNGRRAFIGIGFVDRGDAFDFNVGLQDHFKWVKQQNELAKQAQNPDSGPKLDLGFKDGQTIKLNIGNVRKKENSSTKPRLPGSGIGLLPPPPGAKAPTLLPPPGSHSAQDPVMQQPVKPATPELLGDFFAPTLPPPQASHAAPTDLWGDFATAPSSATSQVTQSANWVQF, encoded by the exons ATGGCGGAGAGTGACTACGAGTCGGTTTTGTGTGTGAAGCCGGAGGTTCACGTGTACAGAATACCGCCGAGAACCACGAACCGAGGCTACAG AGCTGCAGATTGGAAGTTGGATCAACCTGACTGGACTGGAAGACTCCGGATAACAGCAAAAGGAAATACTGCTTACATTAAGTTGGAAGACAGGAATTCAG GAGAGTTGTTTGCACAATCGCCAGTAGACCAGTTTCCCGGAATTGCAGTGGAGAGTGTTATTGACTCCAGCAGATACTTTGTAATTCGCATTGAGGATGGAAATG GACGACGTGCGTTCATTGGCATTGGATTTGTAGATCGTGGTGACGCTTTTGATTTTAATGTCGGTCTCCAAGATCACTTCAA ATGGGTTAAGCAGCAGAACGAACTTGCCAAACAAGCTCAGAACCCAGATTCTGGACCCAAGTTGGACTTGGGATTTAAAGATGGACAGACCATCAAGCTAAATATTGGG aatgtACGGAAGAAGGAAAACTCGTCAACTAAGCCACGTCTACCGGGTAGTGGAATAGGTCTACTTCCACCTCCTCCAGGGGCTAAAGCACCAACACTGCTCCCACCACCAGGATCACACAGTGCGCAGGATCCAGTGATGCAACAGCCTGTGAAGCCAGCTACTCCAG AATTACTGGGAGACTTTTTTGCTCCAACTCTACCTCCTCCTCAGGCTTCTCATGCTGCCCCAACTGATCTTTGGGGAGATTTTGCAACAGCCCCCAG CTCTGCTACAAGCCAAGTGACCCAGAGTGCAAATTGGGTACAGTTTTGA